Proteins encoded together in one Salvelinus fontinalis isolate EN_2023a chromosome 6, ASM2944872v1, whole genome shotgun sequence window:
- the LOC129858482 gene encoding proton-coupled amino acid transporter 1-like isoform X1: MLGLPLAVRNAGLVVRVRRGTIGTGLLGLPLAVRNAGLVLGPLSLFAMGIIAVHCMNLLVMCSHHLSVKLNKPFLDYGDAVQYGMENVSWLRRYSIWGRRIVNVFLITTQLGFCCVYFVFLSDNIKQVVEASNGTTMNCQNNQTAVTVPSFDSRLYMLCFLPAVILLVFTRNLKYLAPLSLAANLAMCASLVLIYFFCFTNIPNRISLPMVGHAKDYPLFFGTAIFAFEGIGVVLPLENKMQKPQSFNMVLYLGMGIVTFLYISLGTIGYITFGEAIGGSVTLNLPNCWMYQIVKLLYCFGIYITFALQFYVPAEIMIPPAVSRVSERWKLPVDLLIRTALVFFTCVLAILIPQLDLVISLVGSVSSSFLALIFPPLLQILTYHNEGLSPWVIVKNTLISVIGFIGFITGTYISITEIIKRNGRHDNLDVTFFQVQ, translated from the exons ATGTTAGGCCTACCTCTGGCTGTCAGGAACGCAGGCCTTGTGGTAAGGGTTAGAAGGGGAACCATCGGTACAGGGCTGCTAGGCCTACCTCTGGCTGTCAGGAACGCAGGCCTtgtg tTAGGACCTCTGAGTCTGTTTGCCATGGGGATAATAGCAGTCCACTGTATGAACCTGCTTGTAATGTGTTCCCACCACCTCAGTGTAAA GTTGAACAAACCCTTTCTGGACTATGGTGATGCTGTGCAGTATGGTATGGAGAATGTCTCGTGGCTGAGAAGGTACTCAATATGGGGGAG GCGGATAGTTAATGTGTTTCTGATCACCACACAGCTGGGTTTCTGCTGTGTCTACTTCGTCTTCCTCAGCGACAACATCAAACAG GTGGTGGAAGCTTCTAACGGGACAACCATGAACTGCCAGAACAACCAGACGGCTGTGACCGTCCCCAGCTTTGACTCCCGTCTCTACATGTTGTGTTTCCTGCCAGCCGTTATACTCCTGGTGTTCACCCGCAACCTGAAGTACCTGGCACCCCTCTCTCTGGCAGCCAACCTGGCCATGTGTGCTAGTCTGGTCCTCATCTACTTCTTCTGCTTCACG AATATCCCAAATCGTATCAGCCTGCCGATGGTGGGTCATGCCAAAGACTACCCTCTCTTCTTTGGAACGGCCATCTTTGCTTTCGAGGGGATAGGAGTG GTCCTGCCCCTGGAGAACAAGATGCAGAAGCCTCAGAGTTTCAATATGGTTCTATATCTGGGAATGGGCATCGTCACCTTCCTCTATATCAGCTTGGGGACCATAGGGTACATCACCTTTGGAGAGGCCATAGGGGGAAGTGTCACCCTTAACTTACCCAACTGCTG gATGTATCAGATTGTAAAACTGCTCTACTGTTTCGGTATCTACATCACCTTTGCCCTTCAGTTCTACGTGCCAGCTGAGATCATGATTCCTCCAGCGGTGTCCCGCGTCTCAGAGAGATGGAAACTCCCGGTTGATCTTCTGATCCGAACTGCGCTCGTCTTTTTTACCT GTGTCCTGGCCATATTGATCCCCCAGCTGGACCTGGTCATCTCTTTAGTGGGGTCCGTCAGCAGCAGTTTCCTGGCTCTCAtcttccctccactcctccagatCCTCACCTACCACAACGAAGGTCTGTCTCCCTGGGTCATCGTCAAGAACACCCTGATCTCTGTCATCGGCTTCATCGGCTTCATCACCGGCACCTATATATCCATCACAGAGATCATCAAACGCAACGGCAGACATGACAATCTGGATGTGACCTTCTTCCAGGTCCAGTGA
- the LOC129858482 gene encoding proton-coupled amino acid transporter 1-like isoform X3, translating to MTSNTDNRQDGPGPVLSRISASTSEEDVLCPTPPLPPGPDSQYERIGGQTGTSFLQTLIHLLKGNIGTGLLGLPLAVRNAGLVLGPLSLFAMGIIAVHCMNLLVMCSHHLSVKLNKPFLDYGDAVQYGMENVSWLRRYSIWGRRIVNVFLITTQLGFCCVYFVFLSDNIKQVVEASNGTTMNCQNNQTAVTVPSFDSRLYMLCFLPAVILLVFTRNLKYLAPLSLAANLAMCASLVLIYFFCFTNIPNRISLPMVGHAKDYPLFFGTAIFAFEGIGVVLPLENKMQKPQSFNMVLYLGMGIVTFLYISLGTIGYITFGEAIGGSVTLNLPNCWMYQIVKLLYCFGIYITFALQFYVPAEIMIPPAVSRVSERWKLPVDLLIRTALVFFTCVLAILIPQLDLVISLVGSVSSSFLALIFPPLLQILTYHNEGLSPWVIVKNTLISVIGFIGFITGTYISITEIIKRNGRHDNLDVTFFQVQ from the exons ATGACCTCCAACACTGACAATCGTCAAGACG GCCCAGGTCCAGTTCTCTCCAGGATATCAGCGAGCACCTCTGAGGAGGATGTTCTCTGTCCTACTCCGCCTCTGCCCCCTGGACCTGATTCTCAGTACGAGAGAATTGGAGGCCAAACAGGGACTTC GTTTTTACAGACCCTGATACACCTCCTGAAGGGGAACATCGGTACAGGGCTGCTAGGCCTACCTCTGGCTGTCAGGAACGCAGGCCTtgtg tTAGGACCTCTGAGTCTGTTTGCCATGGGGATAATAGCAGTCCACTGTATGAACCTGCTTGTAATGTGTTCCCACCACCTCAGTGTAAA GTTGAACAAACCCTTTCTGGACTATGGTGATGCTGTGCAGTATGGTATGGAGAATGTCTCGTGGCTGAGAAGGTACTCAATATGGGGGAG GCGGATAGTTAATGTGTTTCTGATCACCACACAGCTGGGTTTCTGCTGTGTCTACTTCGTCTTCCTCAGCGACAACATCAAACAG GTGGTGGAAGCTTCTAACGGGACAACCATGAACTGCCAGAACAACCAGACGGCTGTGACCGTCCCCAGCTTTGACTCCCGTCTCTACATGTTGTGTTTCCTGCCAGCCGTTATACTCCTGGTGTTCACCCGCAACCTGAAGTACCTGGCACCCCTCTCTCTGGCAGCCAACCTGGCCATGTGTGCTAGTCTGGTCCTCATCTACTTCTTCTGCTTCACG AATATCCCAAATCGTATCAGCCTGCCGATGGTGGGTCATGCCAAAGACTACCCTCTCTTCTTTGGAACGGCCATCTTTGCTTTCGAGGGGATAGGAGTG GTCCTGCCCCTGGAGAACAAGATGCAGAAGCCTCAGAGTTTCAATATGGTTCTATATCTGGGAATGGGCATCGTCACCTTCCTCTATATCAGCTTGGGGACCATAGGGTACATCACCTTTGGAGAGGCCATAGGGGGAAGTGTCACCCTTAACTTACCCAACTGCTG gATGTATCAGATTGTAAAACTGCTCTACTGTTTCGGTATCTACATCACCTTTGCCCTTCAGTTCTACGTGCCAGCTGAGATCATGATTCCTCCAGCGGTGTCCCGCGTCTCAGAGAGATGGAAACTCCCGGTTGATCTTCTGATCCGAACTGCGCTCGTCTTTTTTACCT GTGTCCTGGCCATATTGATCCCCCAGCTGGACCTGGTCATCTCTTTAGTGGGGTCCGTCAGCAGCAGTTTCCTGGCTCTCAtcttccctccactcctccagatCCTCACCTACCACAACGAAGGTCTGTCTCCCTGGGTCATCGTCAAGAACACCCTGATCTCTGTCATCGGCTTCATCGGCTTCATCACCGGCACCTATATATCCATCACAGAGATCATCAAACGCAACGGCAGACATGACAATCTGGATGTGACCTTCTTCCAGGTCCAGTGA
- the LOC129858482 gene encoding proton-coupled amino acid transporter 1-like isoform X2 codes for MGIIAVHCMNLLVMCSHHLSVKLNKPFLDYGDAVQYGMENVSWLRRYSIWGRRIVNVFLITTQLGFCCVYFVFLSDNIKQVVEASNGTTMNCQNNQTAVTVPSFDSRLYMLCFLPAVILLVFTRNLKYLAPLSLAANLAMCASLVLIYFFCFTNIPNRISLPMVGHAKDYPLFFGTAIFAFEGIGVVLPLENKMQKPQSFNMVLYLGMGIVTFLYISLGTIGYITFGEAIGGSVTLNLPNCWMYQIVKLLYCFGIYITFALQFYVPAEIMIPPAVSRVSERWKLPVDLLIRTALVFFTCVLAILIPQLDLVISLVGSVSSSFLALIFPPLLQILTYHNEGLSPWVIVKNTLISVIGFIGFITGTYISITEIIKRNGRHDNLDVTFFQVQ; via the exons ATGGGGATAATAGCAGTCCACTGTATGAACCTGCTTGTAATGTGTTCCCACCACCTCAGTGTAAA GTTGAACAAACCCTTTCTGGACTATGGTGATGCTGTGCAGTATGGTATGGAGAATGTCTCGTGGCTGAGAAGGTACTCAATATGGGGGAG GCGGATAGTTAATGTGTTTCTGATCACCACACAGCTGGGTTTCTGCTGTGTCTACTTCGTCTTCCTCAGCGACAACATCAAACAG GTGGTGGAAGCTTCTAACGGGACAACCATGAACTGCCAGAACAACCAGACGGCTGTGACCGTCCCCAGCTTTGACTCCCGTCTCTACATGTTGTGTTTCCTGCCAGCCGTTATACTCCTGGTGTTCACCCGCAACCTGAAGTACCTGGCACCCCTCTCTCTGGCAGCCAACCTGGCCATGTGTGCTAGTCTGGTCCTCATCTACTTCTTCTGCTTCACG AATATCCCAAATCGTATCAGCCTGCCGATGGTGGGTCATGCCAAAGACTACCCTCTCTTCTTTGGAACGGCCATCTTTGCTTTCGAGGGGATAGGAGTG GTCCTGCCCCTGGAGAACAAGATGCAGAAGCCTCAGAGTTTCAATATGGTTCTATATCTGGGAATGGGCATCGTCACCTTCCTCTATATCAGCTTGGGGACCATAGGGTACATCACCTTTGGAGAGGCCATAGGGGGAAGTGTCACCCTTAACTTACCCAACTGCTG gATGTATCAGATTGTAAAACTGCTCTACTGTTTCGGTATCTACATCACCTTTGCCCTTCAGTTCTACGTGCCAGCTGAGATCATGATTCCTCCAGCGGTGTCCCGCGTCTCAGAGAGATGGAAACTCCCGGTTGATCTTCTGATCCGAACTGCGCTCGTCTTTTTTACCT GTGTCCTGGCCATATTGATCCCCCAGCTGGACCTGGTCATCTCTTTAGTGGGGTCCGTCAGCAGCAGTTTCCTGGCTCTCAtcttccctccactcctccagatCCTCACCTACCACAACGAAGGTCTGTCTCCCTGGGTCATCGTCAAGAACACCCTGATCTCTGTCATCGGCTTCATCGGCTTCATCACCGGCACCTATATATCCATCACAGAGATCATCAAACGCAACGGCAGACATGACAATCTGGATGTGACCTTCTTCCAGGTCCAGTGA